From a single Labrenzia sp. PHM005 genomic region:
- a CDS encoding GNAT family N-acetyltransferase: MAALASARKITSTSTDFLEPSKYKARHSAGFFVSQWQKGIEVTKPDSALSIRAAKSYDFSGLTELYQHLIGDDLPATEEIQAKTFETILRHPGMTILIGCLGDVPVTTCTLIVVPNFTRGCAPYALIENVVTHRDHRGRGYGEQVLKAASDSAWDAGCYKIMLLSGIQNTAAHRFYERIGFSATKQGFELRAPGYPARTLT; this comes from the coding sequence ATGGCCGCCTTGGCCTCGGCCCGGAAGATTACGTCGACATCGACTGACTTTCTGGAACCATCAAAATACAAGGCCCGCCACTCGGCGGGCTTTTTTGTTTCCCAATGGCAGAAAGGCATCGAAGTGACCAAACCCGATAGCGCCCTCTCAATCCGTGCGGCCAAATCGTATGATTTTTCCGGCCTTACAGAGCTCTACCAACACCTGATTGGTGACGACCTGCCAGCAACGGAAGAGATACAAGCAAAAACCTTCGAAACGATACTGCGCCATCCAGGCATGACGATACTGATTGGGTGTCTTGGTGACGTGCCTGTCACCACCTGTACCTTGATCGTCGTTCCCAATTTCACCCGTGGCTGCGCGCCCTATGCATTGATCGAAAATGTGGTCACGCATCGCGACCATCGTGGGCGGGGCTACGGCGAACAGGTGCTCAAAGCCGCTTCTGACTCGGCTTGGGACGCCGGGTGCTACAAGATAATGCTGCTATCGGGGATCCAAAACACCGCTGCACACCGGTTCTACGAACGCATCGGGTTTTCAGCGACCAAACAGGGATTTGAGCTGCGCGCGCCCGGATATCCGGCCCGAACCCTTACTTGA
- a CDS encoding alpha/beta hydrolase: MPEVIFNGPAGRLEGRFHPAKKRNAPIALVLHLHPQFGGTMNNQIVYQMYYMFAKRGFAVLRFNFRGVGRSQGSFDHGQGELSDAAAALDWVQTVHPDARACWIAGFSFGAWIGMQLLMRRPEVEGFISVAPPANLHDFSFLAPCPSSGLIIHGDQDKVVPQKDVQTLVDKLKTQKGIIIDHQTIPGANHFFENDMDTLIGNCGDYVDGRLGLGPEDYVDID, from the coding sequence ATGCCTGAGGTGATCTTTAACGGTCCCGCTGGCCGGCTGGAAGGCCGGTTTCATCCCGCAAAAAAGCGCAACGCCCCCATCGCTCTGGTCCTGCATCTGCATCCCCAGTTTGGCGGCACGATGAACAACCAGATTGTTTATCAAATGTACTACATGTTCGCGAAACGCGGATTTGCCGTGTTGCGCTTCAATTTCCGCGGCGTCGGCCGGTCTCAAGGGTCATTCGACCACGGTCAGGGCGAATTGTCTGATGCCGCAGCAGCGCTGGATTGGGTGCAGACAGTCCATCCGGATGCGCGGGCCTGCTGGATCGCCGGTTTCTCCTTTGGTGCCTGGATCGGCATGCAGCTCCTGATGCGCCGCCCGGAAGTCGAGGGGTTCATCTCCGTTGCCCCGCCGGCCAACCTGCATGACTTCTCGTTTTTGGCCCCCTGCCCGTCTTCGGGCCTGATCATTCATGGCGATCAGGACAAGGTCGTGCCGCAGAAAGACGTCCAGACGCTGGTCGATAAATTGAAAACCCAAAAGGGAATCATCATCGATCATCAGACGATTCCGGGTGCCAACCACTTCTTTGAAAACGACATGGACACGCTGATCGGCAATTGCGGCGATTATGTCGATGGCCGCCTTGGCCTCGGCCCGGAAGATTACGTCGACATCGACTGA
- a CDS encoding cysteine desulfurase family protein — MPRQFDPIYLDHNAGAPLRPVVREAMIAALQEAGNASSVHTHGRKARGKIEEARDAVARLCGSKTRAVTFVSGGTEANMTALTPAWQDQGAPVYLDKLFRSAIEHPSVVTGGRFPVVDQVVVPVDEKGVVRLEALEELIKDVDPSLISVMAANNETGVVQPLSDIGALAQQYGHFFHVDAVQAAGRMPIDVEAWQADVITLSAHKFGGPQGIGAVVVRSTARVPAPLMVGGGQENWRRGGTENVAAISGFGAAAISALEEAAETRHLLHLRTRLEEGLRAVCPQTIIFGEGADRLANTVCFAVHGISAETALIAFDLERVSLSSGSACSSGKVSVSHVLTAMNVDEETARCALRISMGWDTSEADVARFLEIWPKIVDRLNPEARHQAA, encoded by the coding sequence ATGCCGCGCCAATTTGACCCGATCTATCTCGATCACAACGCTGGTGCGCCGCTGCGCCCGGTGGTGCGCGAGGCCATGATCGCGGCATTGCAGGAGGCTGGAAACGCATCGTCTGTGCATACACACGGCCGGAAAGCGCGTGGCAAAATCGAAGAAGCCAGAGACGCGGTTGCACGTTTATGCGGTTCCAAAACCCGTGCGGTGACATTTGTCTCCGGCGGCACAGAGGCCAACATGACGGCATTGACGCCTGCATGGCAGGACCAAGGTGCACCGGTTTACCTGGATAAACTGTTTCGTAGTGCGATTGAACATCCTTCCGTTGTGACGGGCGGACGGTTTCCGGTCGTTGACCAGGTGGTTGTTCCCGTTGATGAAAAGGGTGTGGTCCGTCTGGAAGCGCTTGAAGAGCTGATCAAAGACGTCGATCCAAGTCTGATTTCTGTCATGGCTGCCAACAATGAGACCGGGGTTGTTCAGCCGCTCTCAGACATTGGCGCGCTTGCACAACAATATGGCCATTTCTTCCATGTCGACGCGGTCCAAGCTGCCGGCCGGATGCCGATTGATGTGGAAGCTTGGCAGGCAGATGTCATCACCCTGTCGGCACATAAATTCGGTGGTCCGCAAGGCATTGGTGCCGTTGTCGTCCGCTCAACGGCCCGGGTTCCGGCTCCGCTAATGGTCGGCGGTGGTCAGGAGAATTGGCGCCGCGGCGGAACGGAAAATGTCGCTGCCATTTCTGGATTTGGCGCTGCGGCAATTTCAGCCCTTGAGGAAGCGGCCGAAACACGCCATCTCCTGCATCTGAGGACGAGGCTGGAAGAGGGCTTGCGCGCTGTTTGCCCGCAAACAATCATCTTCGGAGAGGGCGCAGATCGGCTCGCCAACACGGTTTGTTTCGCAGTTCACGGCATTTCTGCTGAAACAGCACTGATCGCTTTTGACCTTGAGCGCGTATCACTGTCGTCGGGGTCAGCCTGTTCTTCGGGCAAAGTCTCTGTGTCACATGTTCTGACGGCCATGAATGTGGACGAAGAGACCGCCCGTTGCGCGCTACGGATCAGCATGGGCTGGGACACCAGTGAAGCAGATGTGGCGCGATTCCTGGAGATCTGGCCGAAGATTGTCGACCGGTTGAATCCGGAGGCGCGGCACCAGGCTGCTTAA